The sequence below is a genomic window from Caloramator mitchellensis.
AAAGAGGCCTTAGCGTTATCTCCTGCCCTTGATGGCTGATACTCATATAGAACGATTGGTTCATGCCCATTGCCTGTTCGATACATCCACATGTAGGATTTTGTGGTTGCTTCTCGCCCTGGCTCATTTATAACTTCAAGCTCTATTTCATCTGCATGCAATACTTTCTTTGATTACTAGCTTAGGTGTAGGAGCTGTAATCATTGGAACAGTGATTCCTTCTCTTTCGCAATTACGACATGAATATATCATTGAATGGTTTTCTTTTACTTTGTCAAAAAGTTTTTGTTTGCTAAGCCTATTTCTAAACGCCTGTAATATAGCCAAAAACCATTACGTTCCCAATAAAGTATTTTAATCTTGTCGCGTTTTGAATTACAAAATACAAATATTGCATCTGAAAATGGGTCCAATTTGAAATTCATTTGAACCATGATGGCAAGTCCATCAATTGATTTGCGCATGTCAGTTTTACCGACAGCTAAATAGACATTCTGAACCTGCTTTAATTTC
It includes:
- the tnpB gene encoding IS66 family insertion sequence element accessory protein TnpB (TnpB, as the term is used for proteins encoded by IS66 family insertion elements, is considered an accessory protein, since TnpC, encoded by a neighboring gene, is a DDE family transposase.), with the protein product MLKLKQVQNVYLAVGKTDMRKSIDGLAIMVQMNFKLDPFSDAIFVFCNSKRDKIKILYWERNGFWLYYRRLEIGLANKNFLTK